The Streptomyces albofaciens JCM 4342 genome has a segment encoding these proteins:
- the moeZ gene encoding adenylyltransferase/sulfurtransferase MoeZ, translating to MSLPPLVEPAEELTVDEVRRYSRHLIIPDVGMDGQKRLKNAKVLCVGAGGLGSPALMYLAAAGVGTLGIVEFDEVDESNLQRQIIHSQADIGRSKAASAKDTVLGINPYVTVNLHEERLDSTNVMELFAQYDLIVDGTDNFATRYLVNDACVLLNKPYVWGSIYRFDGQASVFWSEHGPCYRCLYPEPPPPGMVPSCAEGGVLGVLCASIGSIQVNEAIKLLAGIGEPLVGRLMIYDALEMTYRQVKVRKDPDCAVCGEHPTVTELIDYEAFCGVVSEEAQEAAAGSTITPQQLKEWIDADEKIEIIDVREPNEYEIVSIPGAKLIPKNEFLMGSALQDLPQDKKIVLHCKTGVRSAEVLAVLKSAGFADAVHVGGGVIGWVNTVEPEKPVY from the coding sequence GTGTCGCTGCCACCCCTGGTCGAGCCCGCCGAGGAGCTCACCGTCGACGAGGTCCGCAGGTACTCCCGCCACCTGATCATCCCGGATGTCGGGATGGACGGGCAGAAGCGGCTGAAGAACGCCAAGGTGCTGTGCGTCGGCGCCGGCGGCCTGGGCTCGCCCGCGCTGATGTACCTGGCCGCGGCGGGTGTCGGGACCCTCGGCATCGTGGAGTTCGACGAGGTCGACGAGTCCAACCTCCAGCGCCAGATCATCCACAGCCAGGCGGACATCGGCCGCTCCAAGGCCGCCTCCGCCAAGGACACGGTGCTGGGCATCAACCCGTACGTCACGGTCAACCTGCACGAAGAGCGCCTCGACTCCACCAACGTCATGGAGCTGTTCGCCCAGTACGACCTGATCGTCGACGGCACGGACAACTTCGCCACCCGCTACCTGGTCAACGACGCCTGCGTGCTGCTGAACAAGCCGTACGTCTGGGGCTCCATCTACCGGTTCGACGGCCAGGCGTCGGTGTTCTGGAGCGAGCACGGCCCCTGCTACCGCTGCCTGTACCCGGAGCCCCCGCCGCCCGGCATGGTCCCCTCCTGCGCCGAGGGCGGCGTGCTGGGCGTGCTGTGCGCGTCCATCGGCTCCATCCAGGTCAACGAGGCCATCAAGCTGCTGGCCGGCATCGGTGAGCCGCTGGTCGGCCGCCTGATGATCTACGACGCACTGGAGATGACGTACCGTCAGGTCAAGGTCCGCAAGGACCCCGACTGCGCGGTCTGCGGCGAGCACCCGACCGTCACCGAACTCATCGACTACGAGGCCTTCTGCGGCGTCGTGTCCGAGGAGGCCCAGGAGGCGGCGGCCGGTTCCACGATCACTCCGCAGCAGCTCAAGGAGTGGATCGACGCGGACGAGAAGATCGAGATCATCGACGTCCGGGAGCCGAACGAGTACGAGATCGTCTCGATCCCCGGCGCCAAGCTGATCCCGAAGAACGAGTTCCTGATGGGCAGCGCCCTCCAGGACCTCCCGCAGGACAAGAAGATCGTCCTGCACTGCAAGACCGGCGTCCGCTCCGCCGAGGTCCTCGCCGTCCTGAAGTCCGCGGGCTTCGCGGACGCGGTCCACGTGGGCGGCGGCGTCATCGGCTGGGTGAACACGGTCGAGCCGGAGAAGCCGGTGTACTGA
- a CDS encoding glycosyltransferase, whose protein sequence is MRIALLTESGAPDASGETRPWCDRLVRGLTGHELEVYSLVRGPGGDPYRGRTVRTAPLYGELPAPLVWRPGERRARARGRLARRRFAVCFADLVAGFTSVRVPGVRAAEEAGGGAFTRASAFPRASAGAGDEPREDQADRFAAGLYGLAELARTQGRLPALLRSEQAVRLLETACRAPGAPRAAHGARVSDLLAVSEELERALRPLSLDWYGDAPGSAYAFGAGDVPAGGALATVDLCHAATGGPAALPGLLAKRFFGTPLLLTEYGVRLREHYLARAGAQLSAPVRALLGAFDIALAAETYARAALVVPGNAHIRRWQERCGADPERLRTVHPGMDADGFTAVPDAVADHCATLVWTGTVEPAKDLVCLLHAFARVHRAEPAATLRIVGAPGTGPDDAAYLAHCRALAAQLFPDEAADACSAGDNPVSFEEIGGPYAPRPQDAYAAGAVLVLSSVAEGFPRSLVEAMLSGRATVSTDVGAVCEVIGGTGLVVPPRNPRALADACLALLRDPGRRARLGAAARARAHELFTVEQNLAAFRGIYLELMARTPCRPAVGAAPGRDGAPRLFASPAEAHVPGRWAAMRGTGQPAPPTGRTPSWADPAPDGDSAPRAARRPAGDERLGSGGLEGERLEGERLEGERPPTTGPAHPRPAEPAAAHPRPAEPAAAGTVTGAGRQRGARP, encoded by the coding sequence GTGCGCATCGCTCTGCTCACCGAGAGTGGCGCACCGGATGCGTCCGGTGAGACGCGTCCGTGGTGCGACCGGCTCGTGCGGGGGCTCACCGGCCACGAGTTAGAGGTCTACAGCCTCGTCCGCGGCCCCGGCGGCGACCCGTACCGGGGCCGGACGGTGCGGACCGCTCCGCTGTACGGGGAGCTTCCCGCCCCGCTGGTGTGGCGACCGGGGGAGCGGCGCGCGCGGGCGCGCGGGCGGCTTGCGCGACGGCGGTTCGCCGTGTGCTTCGCCGACTTGGTGGCGGGGTTCACTTCGGTACGGGTTCCCGGCGTACGAGCCGCTGAGGAGGCGGGCGGGGGAGCCTTCACCCGTGCGTCGGCCTTCCCCCGTGCGTCGGCGGGGGCCGGTGACGAGCCGCGCGAGGATCAGGCGGACCGTTTCGCCGCCGGGCTCTACGGGCTGGCCGAGCTGGCCCGCACACAGGGCCGCCTGCCCGCACTCCTCCGTTCCGAACAGGCCGTACGCCTCCTGGAGACCGCCTGCCGCGCCCCCGGCGCACCGCGCGCCGCGCACGGCGCGCGCGTGAGCGACCTGCTCGCCGTGTCCGAGGAGCTGGAGCGCGCCCTGCGTCCCCTCTCCCTCGACTGGTACGGCGATGCGCCCGGCAGCGCGTACGCCTTCGGCGCCGGTGACGTACCCGCAGGCGGTGCGCTCGCCACCGTCGACCTCTGCCACGCCGCCACCGGCGGCCCCGCCGCCCTCCCCGGGCTGCTGGCCAAACGCTTCTTCGGTACGCCTCTCCTGCTCACCGAGTACGGCGTGCGGCTGCGCGAGCACTACCTCGCGCGCGCCGGAGCGCAGCTCAGCGCCCCCGTACGGGCCCTGCTGGGCGCCTTCGACATCGCCCTGGCCGCCGAGACGTACGCCCGGGCCGCGCTCGTCGTCCCGGGCAACGCCCACATCCGGCGCTGGCAGGAGCGCTGTGGCGCCGACCCGGAGCGCCTGCGCACGGTCCACCCGGGCATGGACGCCGACGGCTTCACCGCCGTCCCGGACGCCGTGGCCGACCACTGCGCGACGCTGGTGTGGACCGGCACCGTCGAGCCCGCCAAGGATCTCGTCTGCCTGCTGCACGCCTTCGCGCGCGTCCACCGGGCGGAGCCCGCCGCCACCCTGCGCATCGTCGGCGCGCCGGGCACCGGTCCGGACGACGCCGCCTACCTGGCGCACTGCCGGGCACTGGCCGCCCAGCTCTTTCCCGACGAGGCCGCCGACGCGTGCAGCGCGGGGGACAACCCGGTCTCCTTCGAGGAGATCGGCGGCCCGTACGCGCCCCGCCCGCAGGACGCCTACGCGGCCGGCGCGGTGCTGGTCCTCTCCAGCGTGGCGGAGGGTTTCCCGCGCTCCCTGGTAGAGGCGATGCTCAGCGGCCGGGCCACGGTCTCCACCGACGTCGGCGCGGTGTGCGAGGTCATCGGCGGTACGGGCCTGGTCGTACCGCCCCGCAACCCGCGCGCGCTCGCCGACGCGTGCCTCGCGCTGCTCCGCGACCCCGGCAGACGCGCCCGGCTGGGCGCCGCCGCGCGCGCCCGCGCACACGAACTGTTCACGGTGGAACAGAATCTCGCGGCATTTCGTGGCATCTACCTGGAGCTGATGGCCCGAACACCGTGCCGTCCGGCCGTCGGCGCCGCACCGGGCCGGGACGGCGCGCCCCGTCTGTTCGCCAGTCCCGCGGAAGCTCATGTGCCGGGCCGCTGGGCCGCGATGCGCGGCACCGGACAGCCCGCGCCGCCGACCGGCCGCACCCCGAGCTGGGCCGACCCGGCCCCGGACGGGGACAGCGCGCCGCGCGCGGCCCGCCGGCCCGCCGGAGACGAGCGCTTGGGAAGCGGGGGCTTGGAAGGCGAGCGCTTGGAAGGCGAGCGCTTGGAAGGCGAGCGCCCGCCCACCACCGGCCCCGCCCACCCGCGGCCCGCCGAACCGGCTGCCGCCCACCCGCGGCCCGCCGAACCTGCCGCCGCCGGAACGGTCACCGGTGCCGGCCGCCAGAGAGGAGCGCGGCCGTGA
- a CDS encoding spherulation-specific family 4 protein, with the protein MPYLTTPVDGGSATTGAAPLGVGVPGFAHPLMAPTEWAELLRLSRGLACTGGAGRAPGPRGAATALHWVVLNVARGPGARPDPYCLPAAAQLRDAGARLLGHLDLEHGTRPFGELVSDAHRFLEWYKVDGFYLDRCPTERTLLSGTRRLTTTLRALRDGAHLVTGHGRHPDPGYADAADQLVTFAGRWSDYRWSQVAEWTAGYPAGRFCHLVHGVPRTHLEEALRIARWQGAGTVYFTDRPDRGGGAWESLPGYWDEFVSRIGPGVSE; encoded by the coding sequence ATGCCGTATCTGACGACCCCGGTGGACGGCGGGAGCGCCACGACCGGTGCCGCGCCGCTGGGCGTCGGCGTGCCCGGGTTCGCCCACCCGCTGATGGCTCCCACGGAGTGGGCCGAACTGCTGCGGCTCTCCCGAGGCCTGGCCTGCACCGGGGGAGCAGGCCGGGCGCCGGGTCCGCGGGGCGCCGCGACGGCGTTGCACTGGGTGGTGCTCAACGTCGCCCGGGGCCCTGGGGCCCGGCCCGACCCGTACTGTCTGCCCGCCGCGGCCCAGTTGCGGGACGCGGGTGCCCGGCTGCTGGGCCACCTCGACCTGGAGCACGGGACCCGTCCCTTCGGGGAGCTGGTCTCCGACGCGCACCGCTTCCTGGAGTGGTACAAGGTCGACGGCTTCTATCTGGACCGCTGTCCCACAGAGCGGACACTGCTGTCCGGGACCCGGCGGCTGACCACCACCCTGCGGGCCCTGCGGGACGGCGCGCACCTGGTCACCGGGCACGGCCGGCACCCGGATCCCGGCTACGCGGACGCCGCCGACCAGCTCGTCACCTTCGCCGGGCGCTGGTCCGACTACCGCTGGTCGCAGGTGGCCGAGTGGACCGCCGGGTATCCGGCCGGCCGCTTCTGCCACTTGGTGCACGGCGTTCCCCGTACGCACCTGGAGGAAGCCCTGCGCATCGCCCGCTGGCAGGGCGCCGGGACGGTCTACTTCACCGACCGGCCCGACCGCGGCGGCGGCGCCTGGGAGTCGCTGCCCGGCTACTGGGACGAATTCGTCTCGCGTATCGGACCTGGTGTCTCGGAATGA
- a CDS encoding lysylphosphatidylglycerol synthase transmembrane domain-containing protein produces the protein MPDTSRPDRPKLGQSKADRPSPGKSQPKKSKPDRPKTEKPRSGGASKAEKADRTAPPFDHVGSEFHVDQVSGDEPLLPARVHRPSDLMRLLLGIVGIALVLLLATFAHGTTQGLQRDIGEGAGLAPRLLINFAGLASSVAVLIVPVAFAVERLIKRDGLRIADGVLAAVLAHGVSLATDLWVAEAAPESIRVALTQPLANGGLTAPVHSYLAPVIAYMTAVGMSRRPRWRVAMWCVLLLDAFAVLVGRYTTPFAIVTTILIGWTVAFGTLYAVGSPNVRPTGQNLLAGLRRVGFHPVSAVRAEDIGNPEHPEHADRGRRYIVTLEDGPPIDVTVVDRERQAQGFFYRVWRRLSLRGINQRRSLQSLRQALEQEALLAYAAIAAGASAPKLIATSELGPDAVMLVYEHIDGRPLDALPDEEITDELMRNAWRQVAALQSRRIAHRRLVGDALLVDRSGSIILTDLRGGEIAAGDLVLRMDIAQLLTTFALRTGAERAVAAAVDVLGPDAVADSLPLLQPIALSRTTRSTLRQLARERSAREREAVLEASRAAKERKAAEAARRGGAHTQEQPTNRKAARAEKNAERRAVDEALEEAREEDLLSQIRQQVLLIRPTAPVEPARLERIRPRTLVSWIAGVFAAYFLLSQITHANLGQVVGEAQWLWVVAALVFSALTYPAAAMSLLGFVPEKVSFLRTVTAQVAGNFVKLVAPAAVGGVALNARFLQRSGIRPGLAVASVGASQLFGLGCHIVLLLTFGYLTGTERTPSLSPSRAVIAGLLTAAVLVLVVTAVPVLRKFIVTRVRSLFAGVVPRMLDVLQRPKKLAVGISGALLLTAANVMCLDASIRAFGGGGELSYATIAVVFLAGNAVGSAAPTPGGVAAIEGSLTVGLTLAGLTGDIAFPAVLLFRLVTFWLPVLPGWISFTHLTRMRQI, from the coding sequence ATGCCCGACACGTCCAGGCCCGACCGGCCCAAGCTCGGCCAGTCGAAGGCGGACCGGCCGAGCCCCGGCAAGTCACAGCCGAAGAAATCCAAGCCCGACCGGCCGAAGACGGAAAAGCCGAGGTCGGGCGGCGCGTCGAAGGCGGAGAAGGCCGACCGCACCGCCCCGCCCTTCGACCACGTGGGCAGCGAGTTCCACGTGGACCAGGTCTCCGGTGACGAGCCGCTGCTCCCCGCCCGGGTGCACCGGCCCTCCGACCTGATGCGCCTGCTGCTGGGCATCGTCGGCATCGCGCTGGTGCTGCTGCTGGCCACCTTTGCGCACGGCACGACCCAGGGCCTCCAGCGCGACATCGGCGAGGGCGCCGGGCTGGCGCCGCGCCTGCTGATCAACTTCGCCGGGCTGGCATCGAGCGTGGCCGTGCTGATCGTGCCGGTGGCCTTCGCCGTGGAGCGGCTGATCAAACGCGACGGGCTGCGGATCGCGGACGGCGTGCTGGCGGCGGTCCTCGCGCACGGCGTCTCGCTGGCCACCGATCTGTGGGTGGCCGAGGCGGCCCCGGAGTCCATCCGGGTCGCGCTGACCCAGCCGCTGGCCAACGGCGGGCTGACCGCGCCGGTGCACAGCTATCTCGCGCCCGTCATCGCGTACATGACAGCGGTGGGCATGTCACGGCGCCCCCGCTGGCGGGTGGCGATGTGGTGCGTCCTGCTGCTGGACGCCTTCGCCGTGCTCGTCGGCCGCTACACGACACCGTTCGCCATCGTCACCACCATCCTCATCGGCTGGACGGTGGCCTTCGGGACGCTGTACGCGGTCGGCTCGCCCAATGTGCGCCCCACCGGCCAGAACCTCCTGGCCGGCCTGCGCCGGGTCGGCTTCCACCCGGTCAGCGCGGTGCGCGCGGAGGACATCGGCAACCCCGAGCACCCGGAGCACGCCGACCGGGGCCGCCGCTACATCGTCACCCTGGAGGACGGCCCGCCCATCGACGTGACCGTCGTGGACCGCGAGCGGCAGGCCCAGGGGTTCTTCTACCGGGTCTGGCGCCGGCTGTCGCTGCGCGGCATCAACCAGCGCCGCAGCCTCCAGTCGCTGCGCCAGGCGCTGGAGCAGGAGGCGCTGCTGGCGTACGCGGCCATCGCGGCCGGCGCCAGCGCCCCCAAGCTGATCGCGACTTCCGAGCTGGGCCCGGACGCCGTGATGCTCGTGTACGAGCACATCGACGGCCGGCCGCTGGACGCGCTGCCGGACGAGGAGATCACCGACGAGCTGATGCGCAACGCCTGGCGGCAGGTGGCGGCGCTCCAGTCGCGGCGCATCGCCCACCGGCGCCTGGTGGGCGACGCCCTCCTGGTGGATCGTTCCGGCAGCATCATCCTGACCGACCTGCGCGGCGGCGAGATCGCCGCCGGCGATCTCGTCCTGCGGATGGACATCGCTCAGTTGCTGACCACGTTCGCGCTGCGGACGGGCGCCGAGCGGGCGGTGGCCGCCGCCGTCGACGTACTCGGTCCGGACGCGGTCGCCGACAGCCTGCCGCTGCTCCAGCCGATCGCGCTCAGCCGCACCACCCGGTCCACGCTGCGCCAGCTGGCCCGCGAGCGCTCCGCGCGGGAGCGCGAAGCGGTCCTGGAGGCGTCGCGCGCCGCCAAGGAACGCAAGGCTGCCGAGGCCGCCCGACGGGGCGGCGCACACACACAGGAGCAGCCGACCAACCGCAAGGCAGCGCGCGCCGAGAAGAACGCCGAGCGGCGGGCCGTCGACGAGGCGCTGGAGGAGGCCCGCGAGGAGGACCTGCTCTCGCAGATCCGCCAGCAGGTGCTGCTGATCCGGCCGACCGCGCCGGTCGAGCCGGCCCGTCTGGAGCGGATCCGGCCACGCACCCTCGTCAGCTGGATCGCCGGCGTCTTCGCCGCGTACTTCCTGCTCTCGCAGATCACCCACGCCAACCTGGGCCAGGTGGTCGGCGAGGCGCAGTGGCTGTGGGTGGTGGCGGCGCTGGTCTTCTCGGCGCTGACCTACCCGGCGGCGGCGATGAGCCTGCTCGGCTTCGTCCCGGAGAAGGTGTCCTTCCTGCGGACGGTGACCGCGCAAGTGGCGGGCAACTTCGTCAAGCTGGTCGCGCCGGCCGCGGTGGGCGGTGTGGCGCTCAACGCCCGCTTCCTCCAGCGCTCCGGCATCCGGCCCGGCCTGGCGGTGGCGAGTGTGGGCGCGTCCCAGCTGTTCGGGCTGGGCTGTCACATCGTGCTGCTGCTGACCTTCGGCTATCTGACCGGCACCGAGCGCACGCCGTCGCTCTCGCCGTCCCGCGCGGTCATCGCGGGCCTGCTGACCGCCGCCGTGCTGGTCCTGGTGGTCACCGCCGTGCCGGTGCTGCGCAAGTTCATCGTGACGCGCGTGCGGTCGCTGTTCGCGGGCGTGGTGCCGCGGATGCTCGACGTCCTCCAGCGGCCGAAGAAGCTGGCGGTCGGCATCAGCGGAGCGCTGCTGCTCACAGCGGCGAACGTGATGTGCCTGGACGCCTCGATCCGCGCGTTCGGCGGGGGCGGGGAGCTGAGCTACGCGACCATCGCGGTGGTCTTCCTCGCGGGCAACGCGGTGGGCTCCGCGGCACCCACCCCCGGCGGCGTGGCCGCCATCGAGGGCTCACTGACCGTCGGCCTGACGCTGGCCGGACTGACCGGGGACATCGCCTTCCCCGCGGTACTGCTGTTCCGTCTGGTGACCTTCTGGCTGCCGGTGCTGCCGGGCTGGATCTCGTTCACGCACCTGACACGCATGCGGCAGATCTGA
- a CDS encoding NAD-dependent epimerase/dehydratase family protein: protein MRVLLIGANGYLGRYVADRLLADPAVQLTALGRGDDADVRFDLASGSPGALTRFLDAVHPGVVINCAGTTRGGARDLTRHNTVAVATVCESLRRSSCGARLVHLGCASEYGPSQPGSSTAEDAVPRPGGPYGVSKLAATELVLGSGLDAVVLRVFSPVGPGTPAGSPLGRLAEAMRRAMQSGDTELKLGGLGVQRDFVDVRDVARAVHAASLSAAQGVVNIGTGHAVRLREAAALLARVAGFGGSLHELDTPPGYPGGGPATARLAIPGPTSEHGAIPPAYPYPDGCGSWQQADVRTARDRLGWRPRIGLEESLADIWMEAACRI, encoded by the coding sequence ATGAGGGTGCTGCTCATCGGTGCCAACGGGTACCTCGGGCGCTATGTCGCCGACCGGCTGCTCGCCGACCCCGCCGTCCAGCTGACCGCCCTCGGGCGCGGCGACGACGCGGACGTCCGCTTCGACCTGGCCTCCGGCAGCCCGGGAGCGCTCACCCGCTTCCTGGACGCCGTCCACCCCGGCGTAGTGATCAACTGCGCGGGCACCACCCGGGGCGGCGCCCGCGACCTGACCCGGCACAACACCGTCGCGGTCGCCACCGTCTGCGAGTCGCTGCGGCGCAGCAGCTGCGGTGCCCGGCTCGTGCACCTGGGCTGCGCCTCCGAGTACGGTCCCTCGCAGCCCGGCTCCTCGACCGCCGAGGACGCCGTCCCGCGCCCCGGCGGCCCGTACGGCGTCAGCAAGCTCGCCGCCACCGAACTGGTCCTCGGCTCCGGCCTGGACGCCGTCGTGCTGCGGGTCTTCTCGCCGGTCGGCCCGGGCACCCCGGCCGGTTCGCCGCTGGGCCGCCTCGCGGAGGCGATGCGGCGCGCGATGCAGTCCGGCGACACCGAACTGAAGCTGGGCGGCCTGGGCGTACAGCGCGACTTCGTGGACGTACGGGACGTGGCGCGGGCCGTGCACGCCGCCTCGCTCTCCGCCGCGCAGGGCGTGGTCAACATCGGTACGGGGCACGCCGTACGGCTGCGCGAGGCGGCGGCCCTGCTCGCGCGCGTCGCCGGGTTCGGCGGCTCGCTCCACGAACTGGACACCCCGCCCGGCTACCCGGGCGGCGGCCCCGCCACGGCCCGGCTCGCGATTCCGGGGCCGACATCTGAACACGGCGCCATCCCCCCCGCGTATCCCTATCCGGACGGGTGCGGGAGCTGGCAGCAGGCGGACGTGCGCACCGCTCGCGACCGTCTGGGGTGGCGGCCCCGGATCGGGCTGGAGGAGTCTCTCGCCGACATCTGGATGGAGGCCGCATGCCGTATCTGA
- a CDS encoding dipeptide ABC transporter ATP-binding protein, whose translation MTSPGVTSPDTRPADASGAAADLLVEVRDLSVAFPADGDGDSAVQAVDGLSFTLAPGRALGIVGESGSGKSTVAAALLDLHRGTGARVAGTVRVAGTDVRAADERELRRLRGGRAAMVFQDPLSSLDPYYAIGDQIAEVYRVHRPDVSRRAARARAVEVLERVGIADAPRRARSRPHEFSGGMRQRALLAMALACEPRLLIADEPTTALDVTVQAQILDLLHDLRAETGMGLLLVTHDLGVVAGSVDEVLVMRGGRAVEHGTVGEVLRTPREPYTKELLAAVPRVDAGPAVRRGPAAGGGDGVLLEAAGLRREFGGRRNRTTAVDDVSLTVREGEAVGLVGESGSGKTTLGRMLVRLLDPTAGTLRYRGHDIGALGDRRLRPFRGELQMVFQDPVSSLNPRRSIGESVADPLRAAGDRDDARVVRRACELLERVGLDPAWYHRYPHEFSGGQRQRVGIARALAPGPRVLVCDEPVSALDVTTQAQIVGLLGELRRDLGLALVFIAHDLAVVREVSDRVAVMRGGRIVEEGPTDEVYERPAHPYTKGLLAAVPVLDPEVSADRRALRAAA comes from the coding sequence ATGACCTCTCCCGGCGTGACCTCCCCGGACACGCGTCCCGCTGACGCTTCCGGAGCGGCGGCGGACCTCCTGGTGGAAGTCCGGGACCTGTCGGTCGCCTTCCCCGCCGACGGCGACGGCGATTCCGCCGTACAGGCCGTGGACGGCCTCTCCTTCACGCTCGCCCCGGGCCGCGCCCTGGGCATCGTCGGCGAGTCCGGCTCCGGCAAGTCCACCGTCGCGGCCGCCCTGCTGGACCTGCACCGGGGGACCGGAGCGCGGGTCGCCGGTACGGTACGGGTCGCCGGTACGGACGTACGGGCGGCGGACGAGCGCGAACTGCGGCGGCTGCGCGGCGGCCGGGCCGCGATGGTCTTCCAGGACCCGCTGTCGTCCCTCGACCCGTACTACGCGATCGGCGACCAGATAGCCGAGGTGTACCGGGTGCACCGGCCGGACGTCTCCCGGCGCGCGGCCCGCGCCCGCGCCGTCGAGGTGCTGGAGCGCGTCGGCATCGCGGACGCCCCCCGGCGCGCCCGCTCGCGGCCGCACGAATTCAGCGGGGGCATGCGCCAGCGCGCGTTGCTCGCCATGGCGCTCGCCTGCGAACCGCGCCTGCTGATCGCCGACGAGCCGACCACCGCCCTGGACGTGACCGTGCAGGCGCAGATCCTCGACCTGCTGCACGACCTGCGGGCCGAGACCGGCATGGGACTGCTGCTGGTCACCCACGACCTGGGGGTGGTCGCGGGCAGCGTGGACGAGGTGCTCGTGATGCGCGGCGGCCGGGCGGTGGAACACGGCACCGTCGGCGAGGTGCTGCGCACGCCGCGCGAGCCGTACACGAAGGAACTGCTGGCGGCGGTGCCCAGGGTGGACGCCGGACCGGCCGTACGCCGCGGGCCGGCCGCCGGCGGCGGGGACGGCGTCCTGCTCGAAGCCGCCGGGCTGCGGCGGGAGTTCGGCGGCAGGCGCAACCGTACGACCGCGGTGGACGACGTCTCGCTGACCGTACGGGAGGGAGAGGCCGTCGGCCTCGTCGGCGAGTCGGGCAGCGGCAAGACGACGCTCGGGCGGATGCTCGTACGGCTGCTGGACCCGACCGCCGGGACCCTGCGCTACCGGGGCCACGACATCGGCGCCCTCGGTGACCGCCGGCTCCGGCCGTTCCGCGGCGAGCTGCAGATGGTCTTCCAGGACCCGGTGTCCTCGCTCAACCCGCGGCGCAGCATCGGCGAGTCGGTCGCCGACCCGCTGCGCGCGGCCGGCGACCGGGACGACGCGCGCGTGGTGCGCCGGGCGTGCGAACTGCTGGAGCGGGTCGGCCTGGACCCGGCGTGGTACCACCGCTACCCGCACGAGTTCAGCGGCGGACAGCGGCAGCGCGTCGGCATCGCGCGGGCGCTCGCCCCCGGTCCCCGGGTGCTGGTCTGCGACGAGCCGGTCTCGGCGCTGGACGTCACCACCCAGGCGCAGATCGTCGGACTCCTCGGCGAACTGCGGCGGGACCTGGGCCTGGCGCTGGTCTTCATCGCGCACGACCTGGCGGTGGTGCGGGAGGTCAGCGACCGGGTCGCGGTGATGCGCGGCGGCCGGATCGTGGAGGAGGGCCCCACGGACGAGGTGTACGAGCGCCCCGCGCACCCGTACACGAAGGGCTTGCTGGCGGCGGTGCCGGTGCTCGACCCGGAGGTGTCGGCCGACCGCCGGGCCCTGCGGGCCGCGGCGTGA